One region of Paraburkholderia acidiphila genomic DNA includes:
- a CDS encoding TauD/TfdA dioxygenase family protein, whose translation MSDVQAQRPAVSVPSAHLHSATAQHADTTLDLHQVAGRIGARIDGVRLHADLDSATFDAINAALLRHKVLFFRGQQHLDDASQEAFARRFGETVAHPTVPSVEGGSLLELDSLHGARANSWHTDVTFVDAYPKVSILRAVVIPPFGGDTVWANTAAAYAHLPERLRALADTLWALHTNAYDYASTHANADSAQLKRYREVFTSKLYETEHPVVRVHPETGERTLVLGHFVQRLKGLSSFDSAHLLQVFHEHVTRLENTVRWNWQEGDVAIWDNRATQHYAINDYGDARRIVRRATVRGEVPVSIDGRSSVVVREEGATLQ comes from the coding sequence ATGTCCGACGTTCAAGCGCAACGCCCCGCCGTTTCCGTTCCGTCCGCGCATCTGCATTCCGCCACGGCGCAACACGCCGATACTACGCTCGACCTTCATCAGGTCGCGGGCCGCATAGGCGCGCGCATCGACGGTGTGCGTCTTCACGCCGATCTCGACAGCGCCACGTTCGACGCCATCAACGCCGCCCTGCTGCGTCACAAGGTGCTGTTCTTCCGCGGCCAGCAGCATCTCGACGACGCCTCGCAGGAAGCCTTCGCGCGGCGCTTCGGCGAGACGGTCGCGCATCCCACGGTACCCTCGGTGGAAGGCGGCAGCCTGCTGGAACTGGATTCGCTGCACGGCGCGCGCGCCAACTCCTGGCATACCGACGTCACCTTCGTCGACGCCTACCCGAAAGTCTCGATCCTGCGCGCCGTGGTGATTCCGCCATTCGGCGGCGACACGGTGTGGGCCAACACGGCCGCCGCCTACGCGCACCTGCCCGAGCGGCTGCGCGCGCTCGCCGACACGCTCTGGGCGCTGCACACCAACGCCTACGATTACGCCTCCACGCACGCGAACGCCGACAGCGCGCAACTCAAGCGTTACCGCGAAGTCTTCACGTCGAAGCTGTACGAGACCGAGCACCCCGTGGTGCGCGTGCATCCGGAAACGGGCGAACGCACGCTCGTACTCGGCCACTTCGTGCAGCGGCTCAAGGGCCTGTCGTCGTTCGACTCGGCGCATCTGCTGCAGGTGTTCCACGAGCATGTCACGCGACTCGAAAACACGGTGCGCTGGAACTGGCAGGAAGGCGACGTCGCGATCTGGGACAACCGCGCAACACAGCACTACGCGATCAACGACTACGGTGACGCGCGGCGTATCGTGCGCCGGGCGACCGTGCGCGGCGAAGTGCCGGTGAGCATCGACGGACGCTCGAGCGTGGTCGTGCGCGAGGAAGGCGCGACGCTGCAGTAA